Proteins from a single region of Hordeum vulgare subsp. vulgare chromosome 6H, MorexV3_pseudomolecules_assembly, whole genome shotgun sequence:
- the LOC123403815 gene encoding uncharacterized protein LOC123403815, whose amino-acid sequence MSDIWSVVRWWDDWQLRILVLGSLGLQWFLLLAAPMRKYAIPRVFRTCIWLAYISSDALAIYALAALFNRHARGSNCGGVEQSRVLEVLWAPVLLIHLGGQQEMTGYEIEDNELWTRHTVTLVSQVAVALYAFCKSWRSSSDWKLLAAAVLLFVVGVLSFSEKPLALNRAKIKRLAAVSAWVQGTKKPSKWRKRVNHFFLFEESNCFTGIGRMPPLSSAGGGDGEQAVTMSRHFSRGGAGGSGKKEQKPQVVALTEADKVLMVLSDMSLLAAAKDLVARNKAGKVEDVLPPLPVAEKALPRWLRSAFAFIYTRATVVVTPLYLLYHLLLVPILHVATLALFAASDKHPYRRADVKITYIILCLTAALDVLAVFVRQLLYRLMSMTKVPALCETVPSYNLMDTALREGDKSIGWMYKCARRMGFNCKGGCLFCRPQLGHLYKKVAQTVIADLVDAQDRDLSSYRILDSNNWALSEELQGYCGEEIKESLRVSFDRSVLLWHIASDLCFRCIDDDAALVDDDDGRQEGGGGAEEIDEGSGEAAAIAAAEEAAAGEEEEAAGEEEEEAAGEEERKRKDPALQLHIKCTVAISNYMMHLLNFNPEMLLTGSRHHLISEAVEELKSTSFSRRKDGSSQKDVNELIAGILDRDEPAFAAATSGSEHGATRGLQSQEVFHILEACKLAKELLEIPDPTTRWMLMYRVWLGMLCYSASMCRGYLHAKSLGEGGEFLSFVWLVLSLKGAKSLADKLQMPLETANTAKSNAPVT is encoded by the coding sequence ATGTCTGACATTTGGAGCGTTGTGCGATGGTGGGACGACTGGCAGCTGCGCATCCTGGTCCTAGGTAGCCTGGGCCTCCAGTGGTTCCTCCTGCTGGCCGCGCCCATGCGCAAGTATGCCATCCCGCGCGTCTTCAGGACGTGCATCTGGCTGGCCTACATCTCCAGCGACGCCCTGGCCATCTACGCGCTCGCCGCCCTCTTCAACCGCCACGCGAGGGGCAGCAACTGCGGCGGCGTGGAGCAATCGCGGGTCCTGGAGGTCCTCTGGGCTCCCGTCCTCCTCATCCACCTCGGCGGCCAGCAGGAGATGACCGGCTACGAGATCGAGGACAACGAGCTGTGGACGAGGCACACCGTGACCCTGGTGTCCCAGGTCGCGGTCGCCCTCTACGCCTTCTGCAAATCATGGCGCAGCTCCAGTGACTGGAAGCTACTGGCGgcggcggtcctcctcttcgtcgTCGGGGTCCTCAGCTTCAGCGAGAAGCCATTGGCTCTCAACAGAGCCAAGATCAAGAGGCTGGCGGCTGTGTCGGCCTGGGTGCAAGGAACCAAGAAGCCTTCCAAATGGAGGAAGCGCGTCAACCACTTCTTTTTGTTCGAGGAGAGCAACTGCTTCACTGGGATTGGGAGGATGCCCCCACTAAGCAGCGCTGGCGGTGGTGACGGGGAGCAGGCGGTGACCATGTCGAGGCATTTCTCCCGCGGTGGTGCCGGCGGGAGTGGGAAGAAGGAGCAAAAACCACAGGTGGTGGCCTTGACGGAGGCAGACAAGGTCTTGATGGTACTTTCGGACATGTCACTGCTAGCCGCTGCCAAGGACCTGGTGGCACGGAACAAAGCTGGTAAGGTGGAGGATGTTCTGCCGCCTCTACCCGTCGCCGAGAAGGCCTTGCCGCGCTGGCTACGCAGTGCATTCGCCTTCATCTACACGAGGGCCACCGTGGTTGTCACTCCTCTCTACCTGCTCTACCATCTGTTGCTGGTCCCTATCCTGCACGTCGCCACCCTGGCGCTATTCGCGGCGAGCGACAAGCACCCGTACAGGCGTGCCGATGTGAAGATAACCTACATCATCTTGTGCCTCACCGCGGCGCTGGATGTCCTGGCGGTGTTTGTCCGGCAGCTGTTGTATCGGCTCATGTCCATGACAAAGGTTCCAGCCTTGTGCGAGACGGTACCCAGCTATAACCTCATGGACACGGCACTTCGGGAGGGCGACAAGAGCATCGGGTGGATGTACAAGTGTGCCAGACGCATGGGCTTCAACTGCAAGGGTGGCTGTCTTTTTTGCAGGCCTCAGTTGGGtcatctgtacaagaaagtggcaCAAACCGTGATCGCAGATCTGGTGGATGCGCAAGACCGCGACCTTTCCAGTTACAGGATCTTGGATTCCAACAACTGGGCTCTGAGTGAGGAGCTGCAAGGTTATTGTGGCGAGGAGATAAAGGAAAGCTTGCGCGTCTCGTTCGACCGGAGTGTCCTCCTATGGCACATAGCCTCCGACCTTTGCTTCCGCTGCATTGACGACGATGCCGCCTTggtagatgatgatgatggaaggcaggaaggaggaggaggagcagaagaaataGATGAAGGATCAGGAGAAGCagcagcaatagcagcagcagaggaagcagcagcaggagaagaagaagaagcagcaggagaagaagaagaagaagcagcaggagaagaagaacggAAGAGGAAGGACCCTGCATTACAGCTACATATCAAGTGCACGGTGGCAATATCCAACTACATGATGCACCTACTCAACTTCAACCCCGAGATGCTGCTCACCGGCAGcaggcaccatctcatctccgaagCCGTGGAGGAACTCAAATCCACTTCTTTCTCCAGGAGAAAGGATGGGTCAAGCCAAAAGGACGTCAATGAGCTCATTGCCGGCATATTGGACCGTGATGAGCCAGCTTTTGCTGCTGCTACCAGTGGCAGTGAACACGGTGCCACTAGAGGCCTTCAATCCCAAGAAGTTTTTCACATCCTAGAGGCATGCAAGCTCGCCAAGGAGTTGCTGGAGATACCTGACCCTACGACGCGCTGGATGCTCATGTACCGGGTGTGGCTGGGCATGCTCTGCTACTCCGCCAGCATGTGCAGGGGTTACCTGCACGCCAAGAGCTTGGGTGAAGGTGGGGAGTTCCTCTCCTTCGTCTGGCTCGTGCTCTCGCTCAAGGGGGCCAAGAGCTTAGCCGACAAGCTGCAGATGCCGCTGGAGACTGCTAACACCGCCAAATCAAACGCGCCGGTCACCTGA